One Nonomuraea angiospora DNA segment encodes these proteins:
- a CDS encoding CPBP family intramembrane glutamic endopeptidase: protein MAVDSRPRSGLRGLIRRRPLISFFVLADLMSWLAWTPYILSANGLGVWDFSFPSLLGTTQFTGVLPGAYLGPIFGAFIVTAAADGREGLRRWIGRMTKWRVSWVWYAVAALGVPAAIIVAGVAVSGEDLHLPPLAVLAAYVPGLLIQLVTTGLAEEPGWRDFALPRLQRRFGPLGATLVLGPLWGVWHLPLFLSEWGGWPDVTWMRVGEFIAFACAFSVVVTWVFNRTGQSLPLVMLLHVSVNNFMSLAYSDMFPSIATAEQASQVTLLAGATAAIVVLIATRGRLGYRPAGEPVPQEADRRTDVLRG from the coding sequence ATGGCAGTCGACAGCCGGCCGCGGAGCGGACTCCGGGGCCTCATCCGCCGCCGTCCGCTGATCAGCTTCTTCGTCCTGGCCGACCTGATGAGCTGGCTCGCCTGGACGCCCTACATCCTCTCGGCGAACGGCCTCGGGGTCTGGGATTTCAGCTTCCCCTCGCTGCTCGGGACCACGCAGTTCACCGGCGTCCTCCCCGGCGCCTATCTCGGCCCCATCTTCGGCGCGTTCATCGTGACCGCGGCCGCGGACGGCAGGGAGGGACTCCGCCGGTGGATCGGGCGGATGACCAAGTGGCGGGTCAGCTGGGTCTGGTACGCCGTGGCCGCCCTCGGCGTCCCCGCCGCCATCATCGTCGCCGGCGTCGCGGTGTCCGGCGAGGACCTCCACCTGCCGCCGCTCGCCGTGCTGGCGGCCTACGTGCCCGGGCTGCTGATCCAGCTCGTCACCACCGGTCTGGCGGAGGAGCCCGGCTGGCGCGACTTCGCCCTCCCCCGCCTGCAGCGCAGGTTCGGCCCGCTGGGCGCCACCCTCGTCCTCGGCCCGCTGTGGGGCGTCTGGCACCTGCCGCTGTTCCTGAGCGAGTGGGGCGGCTGGCCGGACGTCACCTGGATGAGAGTCGGCGAGTTCATCGCCTTCGCCTGCGCCTTCAGCGTGGTCGTCACCTGGGTCTTCAACCGGACCGGCCAGAGCCTGCCCCTGGTCATGCTGCTGCACGTCAGCGTCAACAACTTCATGTCGCTCGCCTACTCGGACATGTTCCCGTCGATCGCCACCGCCGAGCAGGCGAGCCAGGTCACCCTGCTCGCGGGCGCCACGGCGGCGATCGTGGTCCTCATCGCGACCCGCGGCCGCCTCGGCTACCGCCCGGCCGGGGAACCCGTGCCGCAGGAGGCCGATCGCCGCACGGACGTCCTCAGAGGATGA
- a CDS encoding radical SAM protein — MERKLTENRSSRTLTPAEFADVRRKLTVRSRAKRGVGADPGYATDLPGELSLQLTYSCNLRCDHCFQWNDQGFLRDYSRDRVTAELDIEVLERLLRETDETKPKTWLWGGEPLMYRRLPELVELLLRYPRKANICTNGLLIERNLEHLLKLGSNLNLTVSLDGLEADHEALRGPRSFSRTERNLKTLLDLRRSGDYQGEVTVNSMVSNATAGRLYEFMEWAEELELHSVFFQLPWWITPEAAARMDEVYARDFAWLNPPPPPGQATWHSYTYHLEPENIPVLRESMSRLAGRVWRPWIRYTPEVTLDDVTDFALGRSRLVAGKSTCLAVSSRLEVHADGKVSSCKFFPEFIVGDIRDGTLAEVWHSPAFRRVRTTLRATGLMPVCSKCSSLYENGV; from the coding sequence GTGGAAAGAAAGCTGACGGAGAATCGATCCAGCAGGACGCTGACCCCGGCGGAGTTCGCCGACGTCCGGCGCAAGCTCACGGTGCGCTCGCGGGCCAAGAGGGGCGTCGGAGCCGATCCCGGCTACGCCACCGACCTGCCCGGCGAGCTCAGCCTGCAGCTCACCTACTCCTGCAACCTACGCTGCGACCACTGCTTCCAGTGGAACGACCAGGGCTTCCTGCGCGACTACAGCAGGGACCGGGTCACCGCCGAGCTCGACATCGAGGTGCTCGAACGGCTGCTCCGCGAGACGGACGAGACCAAGCCCAAGACCTGGCTGTGGGGCGGCGAGCCGCTGATGTACCGCCGCCTACCCGAGCTGGTCGAGCTCCTTCTCCGCTACCCCCGCAAGGCCAACATCTGCACGAACGGCCTGCTCATCGAGCGCAACCTGGAGCACCTGCTCAAGCTCGGCAGCAACCTCAACCTGACGGTCAGCCTCGACGGGCTCGAAGCCGACCACGAGGCGCTGCGCGGGCCGAGGTCGTTCTCCAGGACGGAGCGCAACCTCAAGACCCTGCTCGACCTGCGCAGGAGCGGGGACTATCAGGGCGAGGTCACCGTCAACTCCATGGTCAGCAACGCGACGGCGGGCCGCCTCTACGAGTTCATGGAGTGGGCCGAGGAGCTGGAGCTCCACTCGGTCTTCTTCCAGCTGCCCTGGTGGATCACGCCCGAGGCCGCCGCGCGGATGGACGAGGTGTACGCGCGCGACTTCGCCTGGCTCAACCCGCCGCCCCCGCCCGGGCAGGCCACCTGGCACTCCTACACCTACCACCTCGAACCGGAGAACATCCCCGTCCTGCGGGAGTCGATGAGCAGGCTCGCCGGACGCGTGTGGCGGCCCTGGATCCGCTACACGCCCGAGGTGACGCTCGACGACGTCACCGACTTCGCCCTCGGCCGCAGCCGCCTGGTCGCGGGCAAGTCCACCTGCCTGGCGGTCTCCAGCCGGTTGGAGGTGCACGCCGACGGCAAGGTCAGCTCGTGCAAGTTCTTCCCCGAGTTCATCGTCGGGGACATCAGGGACGGGACGCTGGCGGAGGTCTGGCACAGCCCCGCCTTCCGCCGGGTGCGCACCACGCTGCGCGCGACGGGTCTGATGCCCGTCTGCTCGAAGTGCTCCTCGCTCTACGAGAACGGAGTGTGA
- a CDS encoding acyl carrier protein: protein MDDLLPQIKSMLAEALGDGRAAEELGDDADIIRELGMDSIQLINFLFMVEDKFDVELDFDRLDIEGLYSIRAFCGFVLAHVNALA, encoded by the coding sequence ATGGACGACCTCCTGCCGCAGATCAAGTCGATGCTGGCCGAGGCCCTGGGCGACGGCCGGGCCGCGGAGGAGCTCGGCGACGACGCGGACATCATCCGCGAGCTGGGCATGGACTCCATCCAGTTGATCAACTTCCTGTTCATGGTCGAGGACAAGTTCGACGTGGAGCTCGACTTCGACCGGCTGGACATCGAGGGGCTGTACTCCATCCGCGCCTTCTGCGGTTTCGTCCTGGCGCACGTCAACGCCCTGGCATGA